The Alteripontixanthobacter sp. genome has a window encoding:
- a CDS encoding sulfite exporter TauE/SafE family protein translates to MEALAGFTALQIAVAITATFAAAFVRGLAGFGMAILMVPVLALALTPVEAVLVTNFVALFLGLTEIRWITRTAERSAWTLSGLVLLSTAPGLILLAATPRDLATFLIALVALSAFGAILLPKRAADLPGRVNTVLTGVSSGLLTGFAGMPGPPVVPYYVGRDIKRTMAKASMLLIFTIAAFAGLGSGLAIGELRWGQLILALILFPVVIVGNWLGTLAFGKVSESVWRGFTALVLGAAAAAALVKLVA, encoded by the coding sequence ATGGAAGCGCTTGCGGGCTTCACCGCCCTCCAGATCGCGGTCGCGATAACCGCCACATTTGCCGCCGCCTTCGTGCGCGGACTGGCAGGTTTCGGCATGGCAATCCTGATGGTGCCGGTGCTGGCCCTGGCGCTGACCCCGGTGGAGGCGGTCCTGGTGACCAATTTCGTCGCCCTGTTCCTCGGCCTGACCGAAATCCGCTGGATCACGCGCACGGCGGAAAGATCGGCCTGGACACTGTCCGGACTGGTGCTGTTATCGACCGCGCCGGGGCTGATCCTGCTGGCCGCAACTCCGCGCGACCTGGCCACGTTCCTGATCGCGCTGGTGGCGCTCTCGGCATTCGGCGCGATCCTGCTGCCCAAGCGTGCAGCGGATTTGCCGGGCCGGGTGAATACCGTGCTGACGGGCGTATCGAGCGGGCTGCTGACCGGCTTTGCCGGGATGCCCGGCCCGCCGGTGGTGCCCTATTATGTCGGGCGCGACATCAAGCGCACGATGGCCAAGGCCTCGATGCTGCTGATCTTCACCATCGCGGCCTTTGCCGGGCTGGGCTCGGGCCTTGCCATCGGGGAGCTGCGCTGGGGCCAGCTGATCCTCGCACTGATCCTGTTCCCGGTTGTGATCGTCGGCAATTGGCTGGGCACGCTGGCTTTCGGCAAGGTCAGCGAGTCGGTCTGGCGCGGGTTCACGGCGCTGGTGCTGGGCGCAGCTGCGGCAGCGGCGCTGGTCAAGCTGGTCGCCTGA